From a single Gadus morhua chromosome 3, gadMor3.0, whole genome shotgun sequence genomic region:
- the LOC115540859 gene encoding dynein light chain 4, axonemal, with the protein MAETGEGKKEEADYKRLHSFPLIRHTDMAEEMRVETMELCVTACEKFATNNESAAKMIKESMDKKFGSSWHVVIGEGFGFEVTHEVKNLLYMFFGGSLAVCVWKCS; encoded by the exons ATGGCTGAGACaggggaggggaagaaggaAGAGGCAGACTACAAGAGACTCCACAGCTTTCCTCTCATAAGG CACACAGACATGGCAGAGGAAATGAGGGTCGAGACTATGGAGCTCTGTGTGACGGCCTGTGAAAAGTTTGCAACAAACAATGAG agtgCGGCGAAGATGATCAAGGAGTCCATGGACAAGAAGTTTGGCAGCTCGTGGCACGTGGTGATCGGCGAGGGCTTTGGCTTCGAGGTGACCCACGAGGTGAAGAACCTGCTCTACATGTTCTTCGGAGGCAGCCTGGCCGTGTGCGTGTGGAAGTGttcctag